The genomic DNA TGACGTGCTCGAGCCGCAGCAGCAGCTCCGGGTCGATCGCCCGGCCGGCGGCCGCCTCGCGCAGCATGTCGCGGCCTTGCAGGATATGGCCGATCAGGTTGCCCGCGGCCGTATATTGCGTGCCGTCAGGCAGCAGTTCGAGCTCGCGCAGCTTGCCGAGGTCGTGCACGATCGCCCCGGCCGTGACCAGGCCGACATTGAGCCGTGGCTCGAGGTCGGGATAGAGGCGGTCGTATTGCTCGGCCAGCCAGGTGGCATGCCGGGTCACGTTGAGCACGTGTTCGAGAAATCCGCCGGCGAAAGCGTGATGGTTGCGCCGCGCTGCGGGCCAGCGCAGCAGTTGCTCCCGATTTTGCTCCAACACGTCGAGCACCAGTTGCCGCAGCTCGGGCTCAGCAATGCGGTCCCGGGCCAGGCCGGCCAGCTCGTCGAACATCTGCACCGAGTCGAACCGCGACCGCGGCAGGAACATGGCCGGGTCGAATCCGTCGGCCGCGTCGTCCGGGCCGGCCTCGCGGATCTTGCGGATTTCCAATTGCGGGCCGAAGTTCGTCTCGCGCAGCACGACGCGCAGCTTGTAGCAGCCGCCCACGGTCCACGTATCGCGACAGGCGATGGCCCAGGCCGAGTCGCTCCAGATCGGGAAGGCGATTTCGCGCCGGGCGTCGCGAAACGTCACGCGGAAGTACGGCTTGCCGTCCTTGGTTTGCAGTTCTTCGCGGCGCGACAACAGCGCGAAGCAGTCGGCCTCTTGCCCGGCCACCAGGTCGGCCAGGGCAACCAGGGGAACAGCGCGCTGTACGGCGCTCATCGCATGGCCCTCGCGAGAAAAGCTGAATTTCGATCAGCTTAATCGACTCACGGATCGCAAGCAGCGACCCGGGCCAGCTCGGCCTTGAAATATTCGATCGTCCGGGCCAGGCCCGTGCGGCGATCGACCGACGGTTGCCAGCCGAGAACTTTCTGGGCCCGGGCGATGTCGGGCCGCCGCAGCTTGGGATCGTCCTCGGGCAAGTCGCCGTAGACGAGCGTGCTGGTCGAACTGGTCAGCTCGACGACTTCCTCGGCCAGCTCGCGCATCGTCAACTCGGCCGGATTGCCCAAGTTGACCGGCTCGACGAAGTCGCTGTGCAACAGGCGCACGATGCCATCGACCAGGTCCGTGACGTAGCAGAAGCTGCGCGTCTGGCTGCCGTCGCCATAGACGGTGATGGGTTCGCCGCGGAGGGCCTGCGAGATAAAGCTCGGCAGTGCCCGGCCGTCGTCGACCTGCATTCGCGGTCCATAGGTGTTGAAGATCCGCACGATCCGCGTGGCCAGCCCAAACTCGCGGTGATAGGCCATCACGGCCGCCTCGGCAAAACGCTTCGCCTCGTCGTAGACGCTGCGCGGCCCGATGGGGTTGACGTTGCCCCAATAGGTCTCGGTTTGCGGATGCTGGAGTGGGTCGCCGTAGACCTCGCTCGTGCTGGCCAGGAGCAGCCGGGCATGATGCCGGCGGGCCAGCTCGGCACACAGGAACGTGGCCTGCGCGCCGCAGCGCATCGTTTCGATCGGATTGCGCAGGTAGCCGATCGGGCTGGCCGGCGAGGCAAAGTGCAGAACCGCATCCACGCGGCCGCTGACGGGCAGCACCTCGGCCACGTCGCATTCGAGCCGCGTAAAGCCGCGCTGTTCGAGCAGGTGATCGGTATTGCGGGGCGAACCGGTTAGATAGTTGTCGAGGCAGACGACCTCGTGGCCGTCGCCCAGGAAGCGATCGCACAGGTGCGAGCCGATGAAGCCCGATCCGCCGGTGATCACCACACGCACAGCAGCACACTCCTCGGTTGCGCTCTCGCTGCCCGGCGGATGGGGGGCCGGACAGCCGGGGGCCGGCCGGGAATGCCCGCGGCCCCTGAAGTTTATCTACGCCACGGGCCGAAACCAAATCCGTTCCCAAGATGCGTTGGTCGCGAGGTGCGGATCGTTTTTCACCGCGTTGGAGTGTTCCGATGGCGTCACGTTCGCACCAACCGGCACAACCGTCGCCCTCGCGCGGCGGTGCGCCGCGCCGGTCGACGAGCGACCAATCGGCCCGGCCCTCGCCCGGCAAGAGCGGTTCCGCGCATCGCGGCCCGCTTCCCAACGATCATCGGCCGGCGGCGCCGCGCTTCGTTTCGGTATTTGCCGAGTATCTGCGCAACGAGTGCCACCTGTCGGACAACACCGTGGCAGCCTACCGCCGCGATCTGACGCGGTTCGGTCAATGGCTCGACGGACGCCAGTTGACCCGGCTGACCATTCAGGACCTGTCCGACTATGCCGCCTGGCTGCATGGCCAGGGACTGGCCCCGGCCAGCCTGGCGCGGCACCTCGTGTCGCTCAAGATGTATTACCGCTACCTGCAGCTCGAGGGTGCCGTGCAGGACAACCCCGTCGAGCTGCTCGGCAGCCAACGGTTATGGCAGCGCGTGCCGAACGTGTTGTCGCCCGAGATGATCGACCGCCTGCTCGGGGCCCCCGGCGCGGACGATCCGTTGTGGATTCGCGATCGAGCATTGCTGGAACTGCTCTACGCGACGGGCTGTCGCGTGTCGGAAATCTCGCACCTGGAGCTGCGCGATCTGCACCTCGACGCCGGCTACTGCGTCTGTCACGGCAAGGGCGATAAACAGCGCGTGGTGCCCCTCGGACGACGGGCCATCGCCGCCATCGAGCGCTACCTGGCCGACGAACGCCCCCGGCTCTTGCGCGGAGCGGTGCGCACGGCGCCTTGGGTGCTGCTCTCGCGGCGTGGGCTGCGGCTGCGCCGCGAATCGATCTGGGAACTGATGAAGAAATACGCGCTGCGCATCGGGGCACCCGAAACGGTCAGCCCGCACACGATGCGCCACAGCTTCGCAACGCACCTGCTGGCCGGCGGTGCCGACCTGCGCCAGGTGCAGGAGATGCTCGGCCATGCCAATATCGCGACCACGCAGATCTACACGCACGTCGATCATGCGCGGTTGAAGGCCGTGCACAAGAAGTTTCACCCCCGCGGCTAATGCGCCGCAGCGCCGTGCCGGGTTGTCGCGCGGTCTCCGGCTGATTCAGCGTTCGACTGGCGCACGGTTCAGCCGCAACACGCCGCCGGCGACGTCGAGCCGGGCTCGGACGCCGCCCGGGAGATCGAGGGCCGCGAGACCCGGTGTGGGCCCGAGCGCCAACTCGGCCAGAGCCTCCCAGTGGGCAAAGCTCATGTCCTGCTCGGGCCAGCCCGTCTGGCGCCAGAGTTCGACGAACAGTTCGCGCACGAGGTATCGCGGCTCGTCGCGCAGGCCGGACAGCGTGAGTTCGACCTGCGCTGCGTCGCAGCGCGTGGCCACGGCTTGCAGCCGTCGACGGGCCGACTCTCGCAAGACGCTCTGCGCCTCGGCGGCCAGCCGTCCCAGCCGCAACAGCGCGCCGGCCACGTCGGGGTTGAAGTCGCGCGCCAGGAGCGGCAGCAGCTCGTGCCGCAGCCGGTTGCGGGTGAAAACCGGCTGGAGATTCGTCGCGTCGTCGCAAAACGGCTGTGCGATTGCCGCCAGGTAGGCGAGCACCTGGACGCGGCGGACTTGGAGCAAAGGCCGCAGCAAGGTGGCCGGACCAAGCGGTCGGGCCCGAGGGATGCCGGCCAGGCCTCCGAGGCCGGTTCCGCGGAGGATGCGCTGCAAGATCGTCTCGACCTGATCGTCGGCTGTGTGTGCCGTCGCGACAAACCGCGCGCCGAATGCGCAGGCCGACTCCTGCAGGAACGCCAGTCGCGCTCCGCGCGCCGCCTCTTCGCTCTGCGGGCGACCGGCTTCGACCGGTGCTCGCTCCACGGTGCAGACCAGCCCGTGCTGCGCGGCCAAGTCGCGAACGAATGCCTCGTCGCGATCCGATTCGAGCCCGCGCCAACGGTGATTGAAATGGGCTACGACCAGGCGGCCGAGACCGGGCCG from Pirellulales bacterium includes the following:
- a CDS encoding HD domain-containing protein codes for the protein MSAVQRAVPLVALADLVAGQEADCFALLSRREELQTKDGKPYFRVTFRDARREIAFPIWSDSAWAIACRDTWTVGGCYKLRVVLRETNFGPQLEIRKIREAGPDDAADGFDPAMFLPRSRFDSVQMFDELAGLARDRIAEPELRQLVLDVLEQNREQLLRWPAARRNHHAFAGGFLEHVLNVTRHATWLAEQYDRLYPDLEPRLNVGLVTAGAIVHDLGKLRELELLPDGTQYTAAGNLIGHILQGRDMLREAAAGRAIDPELLLRLEHVIVAHQRLPEWGSPKPPMTPEAMIVHYADDLDAKYQMLYRALADESGTGPITSSRNPMNQPFYRGG
- a CDS encoding SDR family oxidoreductase gives rise to the protein MRVVITGGSGFIGSHLCDRFLGDGHEVVCLDNYLTGSPRNTDHLLEQRGFTRLECDVAEVLPVSGRVDAVLHFASPASPIGYLRNPIETMRCGAQATFLCAELARRHHARLLLASTSEVYGDPLQHPQTETYWGNVNPIGPRSVYDEAKRFAEAAVMAYHREFGLATRIVRIFNTYGPRMQVDDGRALPSFISQALRGEPITVYGDGSQTRSFCYVTDLVDGIVRLLHSDFVEPVNLGNPAELTMRELAEEVVELTSSTSTLVYGDLPEDDPKLRRPDIARAQKVLGWQPSVDRRTGLARTIEYFKAELARVAACDP
- the xerD gene encoding site-specific tyrosine recombinase XerD; its protein translation is MASRSHQPAQPSPSRGGAPRRSTSDQSARPSPGKSGSAHRGPLPNDHRPAAPRFVSVFAEYLRNECHLSDNTVAAYRRDLTRFGQWLDGRQLTRLTIQDLSDYAAWLHGQGLAPASLARHLVSLKMYYRYLQLEGAVQDNPVELLGSQRLWQRVPNVLSPEMIDRLLGAPGADDPLWIRDRALLELLYATGCRVSEISHLELRDLHLDAGYCVCHGKGDKQRVVPLGRRAIAAIERYLADERPRLLRGAVRTAPWVLLSRRGLRLRRESIWELMKKYALRIGAPETVSPHTMRHSFATHLLAGGADLRQVQEMLGHANIATTQIYTHVDHARLKAVHKKFHPRG
- the tilS gene encoding tRNA lysidine(34) synthetase TilS, encoding MHPFEQELEASWPPTEWSEVTVVIAVSGGPDSVALLRALVALRRPGLGRLVVAHFNHRWRGLESDRDEAFVRDLAAQHGLVCTVERAPVEAGRPQSEEAARGARLAFLQESACAFGARFVATAHTADDQVETILQRILRGTGLGGLAGIPRARPLGPATLLRPLLQVRRVQVLAYLAAIAQPFCDDATNLQPVFTRNRLRHELLPLLARDFNPDVAGALLRLGRLAAEAQSVLRESARRRLQAVATRCDAAQVELTLSGLRDEPRYLVRELFVELWRQTGWPEQDMSFAHWEALAELALGPTPGLAALDLPGGVRARLDVAGGVLRLNRAPVER